The DNA sequence ATAATTACATCCAGCTGAACAAAATAATGACGAGCAAAACTGCGATGACAATCCATAGGATGCGGTTATTATCCTGCTTACCATGTCTATATGCATTATGTTCTTTTTCCGCATATTGTACTTCCACTACATCGCCATAACGATTTGACTGGCGGTGCTGATAGAACGGACGAATTCGTTGTAGAAATAATGGCGAAAGGGCAAATCCGCCAATTGCACCAAAAAGATGAGCTTGCATATGAATGCCAGTCTGTATAAATGTCATGGCGACACCAAGTATGAAAAATACCCAAACAATTTGAGCGCTGCCATGATCAATCATTTGCTTTCGGAAAAGGATCATATAAATATAAACTCCGAACAATCCATAAATTGCACCGGAAGCACCAAGATGCAGGAAAGTCGCTTCAGGAGCAAGCAAATAGCTGCCGAGGTTGCCAATAATGCCAGCTCCGAGATAGATAAGAAGGAATTTTGTCCGACCAATCATTCGCTCCAATGCTGGGCCGAATAGGACAAGTGAGAAGCTATTGAATGCGACATGAGATAATCCGGCATGAAGGAAGGTAGAGGTGAACAGGCGCCAGTAATTACCTTCATGAATTGCTAAGTTCTGACCAACTCCCCAATAATAAATCTGGTTATAAATTGGAAGGTGGAGCACACTCATAAGCCATAATATAAGATAGATGCCAACGAGCGCAGATACAGCTGGATACAGCCGGACAAATTCCTTAATGCTTCTTTCATTTCGTATGAACATGGACAAAGCTCCTATCTTAATTGAAAATCGATTATATAGGGAAATGGAAAATCAAAAGATGAATTTTGGACTATCAATATATAATAATCAATTTGTTGTCTGATGACCAATCTTTTACCGACGGCAGAAAGGAGAAATAACAGAATGATCAAAGGAATCGGGATGGACCTTACAGAAATATCCAGAATTGAACGAAGCATTTCGAAAAGCGAACGGCTTGCAGAACGTGTACTGACCGCTAAGGAACTGCAGCTTTACAGAGAAATGGAGCCGAAGCGCAGACTGGAATTTCTTGCTGGGCGATTTGCGGCTAAAGAAGCTTTCGCAAAAGCAGCTGGGACAGGTATTGGCAAAGCAGTCGGTTTTCAAGATATCGAAATTCTTCCGGAAGATTTCGGAGCACCAAAAATTTATGCAGCAGGTTATGAACGGGAACGTATCTTTGTTTCTATCACACATACAGAGCACTATGCAGCTGCTCAAGTCGTTATCGAAGAACCTGTCTAGGAAGGACGGGCATATTGAATAAGGTTGTCTCATATATTTTAATGCGGTCAGGAGGGAACGACATGTATATTGTCACCGCACAGGAGATGTACGATATTGAAAGACATGCAATTGGAGAAGTCGGGATTCCATCGGTAGTACTGATGGAAACGGCTGGCAGGAGCATCGCTAGTGAAATTGTCCCTCAATTAAAGGGACCAGAGCAGATCATGGTAGCGATTGGAGCCGGGAATAATGGTGGAGATGGTTGGGTCATTGCCCGAGTATTGTTGGAAAAGGGATATCAAGCTATAGCGGTTCAGACAGTTCCCGATGCCAAAATAAAAGGGGATGCGCTTCTTAATAAGCAGATCTTCGAGAAAGTTGGCGGGCATGTCGAGTATGCGACGACTCAAGGGGATTTTAAGGCGAAGATGCGAAAGGCAGACATCATTATTGATGCAATCCTAGGCATTGGTACCCGAGGGGATGTACGTGAACCATACAAAGGCTTCATCAATTCGATAAATGAATCTTGTGCAACAGTCATTTCGGTAGATATACCGTCCGGGATTGAAGCATCAGAAGGAGCGACTGGCAAAGATGCTGTACAGGCTGACCAGACATATATGCTTGGAGCAGCTAAGCTAAGTGCCTTTCTCCCGAAAACAGCTCCGTATTTTGGAGAATGGCAGTTGCTTGATATCGGATTGCCCCGAATCTCTTTTGAAAGTCGTGTGAATCGCAAACTGACAACAATAGCTGATGTAAGGAAGACTTTACAGAAGCGCAATCCTTTTGCGCATAAAGGCACATACGGCAAAGGGCTAATTGTTGGAGGCAGCGAGTTCATGCCAGGTTCTGTAACGATGACTGTCATGGCGGCACTCAGGACAGGAGCAGGTTTATGTACTGTTGCAACAGAAAAAGCTGCTATTCCGTCCATCGCAGCGAATTGCCTTGAAGCGATGTATAAAGATCGCGCTGGAATCCCTGAAATGGATCTGTCTGACTTTGATGGCATTGCAATGGGGCCTGGGATGGGACAGGATAAAACGGCTGGTGAACTTGTAAACAATCTGTTCCGCGGTGCTGAATGTCCGCTTGTCATTGACGCAGATGCACTTCAACATGCCAAGGAAATGCTCCATGCCGGTGTGCGAAAAGGCAGAGCAACTTTGCTGACTCCTCATCCTGGAGAAATGGCAAGACTGCTTGATATCGAGATTGGTGAACTTCTCGCAAATCCCTTTTCATACAGTGCAAGATTTGCCGAACAGACCGGTTCCTATGTCCTCTTAAAAGGTAAGCATACAATCGTTACAGCGCCAGATGGCAGACAGTCTGTAAATAATACAGGCAATGCTGGACTTGCTAAAGGGGGCACAGGCGATGTACTGACAGGCATTGTACTTGCTCTTGCAATGCAACAGGACGATCCGTTTGAAGCTCTGCGTTGCGCTTGCCATATCCATGGACTCTCTGCAGATATTCAAGTTGAATCTGCACATTCCGAGCATGACCTGCTTGCGACCGATGTCGTGAAAGGCATCGGAGCGGTTTATCGAAAGCTCCTGTAGCGGTTTTCCCAGACGATTCTAAGTTCCCTTTGTCCGGATTTTGGAAATGGATCATGCAGTGAATTGGATAATTGCAGCACAATTCATTCCTGAAAATGAGGAAGAGGGGATTTGTGATGAGAAAAAAACATATGCTTTCATTTGCTATTTTGTTAGGTATGCTCGTACTTTTTCTTGCTGGTTGCGGCGAGAAATCTAAGGAAGATGTCGTCAAGAAGCTGGACAGTCAAGTGTCTGGTCTGAAGGGATATAAATCCAAAGCCGAAATGAAGATGAATACTGGAGAATCCCCGCAGAAATATGATTTAGACGTATGGTATAAAGAAAAAGAACATTACCGAGTTTCGCTTGCTAATGTAGATGACGAAAAAGGCAATCAGATTATCTTGAAAAACGCAGATGGTGTTTTTGTCGTCACACCTGCTCTTAACAAAAGCTTCAAGTTCCAGTCTGACTGGCCTGAATCAAGCAGTCAGCCATACCTGTACCAGTCACTTGTCCAAGATGTGAAAAAGGACAAGGACGCGGAATTCAAGACGACTGAAAAACACTATATTTTTATAACAAAAACCAATTATCAGAGCAACAGCAACTTGCCTTATCAGGAAATTCGCTTTAACAAGAAGAACTTCACTCCTGAACTTGTCCGTGTTCTGGACAAAGACAAAAAGGCACTAGTGGAAGTCAGCTTCAGTGAATTCAAGCTGGATCCTAGCTTTAAAGCTGAAGACTTTGCACTCGATCAGCAGAAGAAAAGCGGTTCATCTGCCAAGACGGCTTCAGCTGAAGTGAAAACACTCTCAGTCGCCTACCCTGTAGAGACTTCAGGGGCGGCTCTTTCTGAGAAGAAAGAAATTGAACTAGAAAATGGCAAACGTGTCATTTTGACATACAGTGGCGATAAAGAATTCACGCTTGTCCAGGAGAACGCCGGAGCTGTATCTGCAATGACAGAACCGAAGGAACTCAAAGGCGATATTGTCAATCTGGGCCATACGCTGGCCGCTCTTAATGGCAGTACGATTGAATGGAGTCAGGGAGGCGTCGACTACAAACTAGCCAGTGATGCATTGACAAAAGAAGAACTCATCAATGTTGCAAAATCTGTGCACGGTACAAACTCTAAATAAGCTTCAATCAGGACGGCCTTTCGCTATAAGCGGGGCCTGCTTTTTTTTGCCCTAACTTGACAGTGTAATTCCAAGCGTTCAAAATTAATAGAAAAAGATAACTGTTAAAATCGCTGCATCAGGCATCGGGGAGGAAGTAACATTGAATAGCGGCCAATATAGACCAAGTTGGGCAGAAATCGATCTCGCAAGCATCAAGTATAATATCCACCAGATTAAGGAAACATTAAAGGAAGAGAATAAAATCATGGCAGTCGTAAAGGCGAATGGCTATGGGCACGGAGCGGTTCAAGTAGCGAAAGCGGCAATTGAGGCAGGAGCGGAAGCAATTGCTGTTGCCCTATTGGAAGAAGCTATGCAGCTTCGCAAGGCAGGTATTGAAGTGCCGGTTCTCGTGCTTGGAAGGGTCATGCCTGAGTTTGCCCCTATAGCGTCAGAGAATAACATCGCATTGACAGTTTTCCAGATAGACTGGATTGCGGAAGCTGAACGTTATTTGGATAAGGCGAGTGATACGCGACTGGATATTCATCTCGAACTCGATACAGGAATGAATCGGACAGGAATCAAAAATGAAACAGATCTCAATGCTTTTTTGCAGGCATTAACAGATTGCAGACGCATATATTTATCAGGAGTGTATACGCACTTTGCCACAGCGGATGAGGAGCAGACCGATTATTATATGAGACAGATTGATGATTTTCGCAAGTTTGCGGACATCATCAAAAAAGTGTGGCCTTCAACCGTTTCTTGGCATACGAGCAACAGTGCCGCGTCCATGCATTATCCTCATGATGCAGCGGATTATGTAAGATTTGGAGTCTCCATGTATGGCCTGTATCCATCTCCTTATCTTGCTGAACAGGCGCCAATCGAGCTTAAACCTGCTTTTTCACTGCACAGCCGTCTTGTTGAAGTGAAACAGATTAACAAGGGTGATGCAGTAAGCTATGGAAGAACTTATGAAGCTGAGGGCGAAGAATGGATCGGTACAGTTCCAATCGGATATGCAGATGGCTGGCTCCGCAGGCTGCAAGGTGCAGAAGTACTCATCAATGGAAAAAGAATGCCAATTGTCGGCCGGATTTGTATGGATCAGTTCATGGTCAAACTTGATAGGGAATATCAAGTCGGTGAAAAGGTGACTTTAATCGGCAAACAGGGGCAGGATGAGATTACGATGCAGGAGACGGCGGATCTCCTCGAAACCATCGTTTATGAGGTTCCATGTATCATCAGCAGCAGAGTACCAAGATTGTATATTTAGAAAAAGAGGCGTCAGCGCGACAAAAAAAGTGGTATTTTGCTAAAAAAGCCAAGAAGCCTTTGCAATGGCCTCCATTCAATGATATTATGAACTTGGAATAATTCGATACCGGATCATTTAATTAAAGTAATATCATATGAAGTGTGAATTGCGGAGGTGTTCGGTTTGTCAGAAGGCTTGCAGGAAGTACGAGTCAAATTGCCAAAAAACTTGTTGAACGAGGTGGATGGATTGATGAGACAAGAAAACAGTGACCTAAGTGAATTCATCTATCAGGCTGCTAAGAGCTACTTGCAGCATAAAAGAGACGAGCATATTCAGCAATTCCGCGAATCCATGCGACTTGGCTACCTGGAGATGGCTCGTATCAATCTGACAATTGCTTCAGAAGCTTTTCAAGCAGAAGAAGAAGCTGAAAACACTTCGGAGCGCGCCGTGATCGGGGTGTAATGATTTGATTGTCCAACGAGGCGAAGTTTATTTCGCTGACCTGTCCCCTGTAGTTGGATCGGAACAGGGAGGCGTGCGTCCAGTACTGATTTTACAAAACGACATTGGCAACCGTTTCAGCCCTACTGTCATTGTGGCGGCGATTACGGCCCAAATCCAGAAGGCGAAGCTCCCTACACATGTGGAGATAGATGCCAAGCGTTACGGCTTTGATCGCGATTCCGTTATTTTGCTTGAACAGATCCGTACTCTTGACAAGCAAAGACTTACAGATCGTATTACAAAGCTTGATGGCGAGATGATGAAGAAAATAGAACGTGCACTGGAAATCAGTCTTGGACTGAAAGATATGTATGACAATCATTAAGGGACTTCTGTTGAGTACAGGGGTTCCTTTTTCGTTCTTCTCCTCTATACCCGTTGCACATGCATACAAACATGAAGAAGCGGGCTATTATATTCATTAATAATAAACAATGTCATTGAAAATATATGAAGTATAGTTAAATTGTTTTTTGGTGTATGTTTTTGTTGCTAATGCATTGTATGCTACAATCAACTTATGGAGATTTTGATTTTGCAATTATCTTAAGGTCATGCAACAATATATATATTAATGTCAGGAATGTAACGGAGGAAATTATGAACCAGAGAATTAGAGACGTTCTAATTGAGCACAGCGATTCGATTGTCGAAACCTGGCTTAATGTGATGGGCCAAAATAGAGAGGATCATTATACTGCCATTTCCGAAGATTTGTATGAACTGACAAACCGGGAATTTGCCAATGTTATTTTTGCGAATATAAACGGAGATAAAACGACTCGTATCTTTGAAGAGTTTTCCGAGAGAGTCATTAATCTGGGGTGGCCACTCGGATATATAACCGATGGCTTAAGCGCTTACAGACGTGTTTCAATTGACTACATCATTAGCTTGGAGACTTCACAGAATGCAAAGGTGAATTCTAATATTGCAGCTGAGATTGATGAATGGGTTACACCTATTATCCGTCATCTTGTAAACAGTTATACAGGGAACTGGGAGAATATTGTATCGTTACAGAGAGTCGCTCTTCAGGAGCTTTCAGCGCCACTTATTCCAGTCATCGATCAGATCACTGTTATGCCTCTAATTGGCACGATAGACACGGAGCGGGCGAAGCTGATCATGGAGAATCTCCTTGACGGTGTGATTCGTCACAATGCTGAAGTGGTGCTCATTGATATTACAGGTGTGCCTGTTGTAGATACGATGGTGGCACATCATATTATTCAGGCTGCAGAAGCAGTGCGATTGATCGGTTCAACTTGCATTCTTGTAGGCATTCGTCCGGAAATTGCCCAGACTATCGTCAATCTCGGTATTGATCTTGGCAAGTTTTCAACTAAGAGTTCATTGCGTAAAGGCTTCCTTGCTGCGCTTGAGCTTACAGACCGAAAAATCACTGATCTCAAAGAAACAGAAGAAAGTATTGGAAAAATTATTGATTCCATAGGCAAGGAGTGAACGAGATGCGAATTCCAATTTTGAAACTGCACAACTATTTGCTTGTTTCCATCCAGACAGAAATCGACGACAACACGGCGATTCAGTTTCAGGAAGATTTGTTGAACAAAATTCACAAAAGCGGATCCTCAGGTGTCGTCATTGATCTGACCTCAGTTGAGATTATTGACTCCTATATTGCCAAAGTACTTGGAGATGTCGTCACTATGTCCGATCTAATGGGAGCAAAGGTTGTCCTTACAGGCATCCAGCCTGCTGTTGCGATGACACTGATCGATTTGGGCATTCATTTGAGAAATGTACCGACAGCACTTGATCTGGAGCAGGGGCTTATTAAATTGCAACAGGAATTGGGGGAATAACCTATGTCCCTCCAATCCTGCATCAATATTATGAAAGAGCTGGATATCGTCGGAGCTCGCCAATTAGGCCGGGATATGACGAAGGAAATCGGATTCGGCATTGTCGACCAGGCAAGAGTGACGACAGCCATTTCCGAACTGGCTCGCAATATCTACCTATACGCAGATCAAGGACGAATCTGCTGTGAAGCAATTGAGAATATGGGGAAATGTGGTATTAAGCTGACGGCTGTGGATCAAGGCCCAGGCATTGAAGATATTGGGAAAGTGATGCAAGATGGCTACTCAACATCTGGAGGACTTGGCGCAGGATTGCCAGGCGTTAAACGCCTTATGGATGAATTCGATCTAGTATCAGAGAGAGGTAAAGGCACCTCTATTACAGCAATTAAATGGCTTAGATAATACGCATTGTGTAGGCAGTACATAATGTAGCGAAAGGTGTGCATGCTGACAGTCCCGCGTGTGCACCTTTTCCATTTATAAGGGAAGTAAGTTAAATCTTTGGGGGTGTCCAGGACATGAATGAATCGGCAATTGAAGCAGTTGAGGCTTATAAAAACCTGCTGCAAAATTATATACGTACAAAAGACGAAAAATATCTGTATAGAGCCGAACAGGTAAGTAAGAAGTTCATTAAAAATCAAATTCTTCCGGAAGAAATTGTGAACTTTCATAATCAGGCCCTGGACGAGATCTTTCCTGAAATTCCTGAGGAATTCAAAGATTCCATGTCGTTTTTGCTGGAAACGATGATTGGCTATGGGCTGGCTCATCAGGAATTCCAGGCGTTACGGGATGAACAGCTTACACTGAAATCCGAGATTTCAGTAGCGGCCAGTATGCAGGAGACTTTGCTTGCAACAGTGAAGCCAGAAGCAGAAGGGCTTGATATAGGCGTTATCTCAGTTCCTGCACATCAAATGAATGGTGACTATCACCATTTCATAAAAGGCAAGGACGGATCACTTGGGATTGCCGTTGCGGATGTGGTTGGAAAGGGTGTGCCGGCAGCGCTGAGTATGTCCATGATCAAATACGCTGTTGACAGTTTCCCTGAGACGATGATGAAACCTAAAGATATTCTTGCCAACCTGAACAGGGTTGTAGAGCGTAACGTAGACCCGAGTATGTTTATTACAATGTGCTATGCCCTTTATGAACCTAAAAGAAGTTCTTTCTGTTACTCTTCAGCTGGCCATGAGCCAGGTCTCTATTACAATGCAAAGACTGATTCATTTAGAGAATTGGAAACTAAAGGAATTGTTTTGGGGGTTGCTCCAGAAGTTAGCTATGAACAGTATGAATTGCAACTGGATAAAGGGGACATGCTAATTTTGCTCACTGACGGTGTCACAGAATGCAGGCAAGGTGAGCATTTCCTTGAGATAGATGAAGTTCTTGATGTAATTAGGAAATATAAGCATCTGCCAGCACAGGAGACAGTCAATCAAGTGTTCAAACACTTTGAACGTTTGCAGAGTTTCCAATTAAGGGATGATTTCACTCTAATTATTTTACGTAAAGATGTTTAGTATTTGTATGGCGGGGAATAAGACGATGTAGCAATAAATCGTCAACTTGCAGTACATACAAATACTTGCATAATATAGATGAAAAACAAGATCGAGAATAGGAGGAACAATTATGAATTTGCAAATAGATATTGAAAAAGAAACTGATTTGACAACTGTATATCTCTCCGGTGAGATTGATATTTATACTGCACCACAGTTAAAGGAACAAATGGTTCGCCTTTTGGAAGAGCCGGGAGTGACAGTAGAAGTCG is a window from the Aciduricibacillus chroicocephali genome containing:
- a CDS encoding rhomboid family intramembrane serine protease produces the protein MFIRNERSIKEFVRLYPAVSALVGIYLILWLMSVLHLPIYNQIYYWGVGQNLAIHEGNYWRLFTSTFLHAGLSHVAFNSFSLVLFGPALERMIGRTKFLLIYLGAGIIGNLGSYLLAPEATFLHLGASGAIYGLFGVYIYMILFRKQMIDHGSAQIVWVFFILGVAMTFIQTGIHMQAHLFGAIGGFALSPLFLQRIRPFYQHRQSNRYGDVVEVQYAEKEHNAYRHGKQDNNRILWIVIAVLLVIILFSWM
- the acpS gene encoding holo-ACP synthase; the protein is MIKGIGMDLTEISRIERSISKSERLAERVLTAKELQLYREMEPKRRLEFLAGRFAAKEAFAKAAGTGIGKAVGFQDIEILPEDFGAPKIYAAGYERERIFVSITHTEHYAAAQVVIEEPV
- a CDS encoding NAD(P)H-hydrate dehydratase, with the protein product MYIVTAQEMYDIERHAIGEVGIPSVVLMETAGRSIASEIVPQLKGPEQIMVAIGAGNNGGDGWVIARVLLEKGYQAIAVQTVPDAKIKGDALLNKQIFEKVGGHVEYATTQGDFKAKMRKADIIIDAILGIGTRGDVREPYKGFINSINESCATVISVDIPSGIEASEGATGKDAVQADQTYMLGAAKLSAFLPKTAPYFGEWQLLDIGLPRISFESRVNRKLTTIADVRKTLQKRNPFAHKGTYGKGLIVGGSEFMPGSVTMTVMAALRTGAGLCTVATEKAAIPSIAANCLEAMYKDRAGIPEMDLSDFDGIAMGPGMGQDKTAGELVNNLFRGAECPLVIDADALQHAKEMLHAGVRKGRATLLTPHPGEMARLLDIEIGELLANPFSYSARFAEQTGSYVLLKGKHTIVTAPDGRQSVNNTGNAGLAKGGTGDVLTGIVLALAMQQDDPFEALRCACHIHGLSADIQVESAHSEHDLLATDVVKGIGAVYRKLL
- a CDS encoding LolA family protein, producing MRKKHMLSFAILLGMLVLFLAGCGEKSKEDVVKKLDSQVSGLKGYKSKAEMKMNTGESPQKYDLDVWYKEKEHYRVSLANVDDEKGNQIILKNADGVFVVTPALNKSFKFQSDWPESSSQPYLYQSLVQDVKKDKDAEFKTTEKHYIFITKTNYQSNSNLPYQEIRFNKKNFTPELVRVLDKDKKALVEVSFSEFKLDPSFKAEDFALDQQKKSGSSAKTASAEVKTLSVAYPVETSGAALSEKKEIELENGKRVILTYSGDKEFTLVQENAGAVSAMTEPKELKGDIVNLGHTLAALNGSTIEWSQGGVDYKLASDALTKEELINVAKSVHGTNSK
- the alr gene encoding alanine racemase, encoding MNSGQYRPSWAEIDLASIKYNIHQIKETLKEENKIMAVVKANGYGHGAVQVAKAAIEAGAEAIAVALLEEAMQLRKAGIEVPVLVLGRVMPEFAPIASENNIALTVFQIDWIAEAERYLDKASDTRLDIHLELDTGMNRTGIKNETDLNAFLQALTDCRRIYLSGVYTHFATADEEQTDYYMRQIDDFRKFADIIKKVWPSTVSWHTSNSAASMHYPHDAADYVRFGVSMYGLYPSPYLAEQAPIELKPAFSLHSRLVEVKQINKGDAVSYGRTYEAEGEEWIGTVPIGYADGWLRRLQGAEVLINGKRMPIVGRICMDQFMVKLDREYQVGEKVTLIGKQGQDEITMQETADLLETIVYEVPCIISSRVPRLYI
- a CDS encoding CopG family ribbon-helix-helix protein — translated: MSEGLQEVRVKLPKNLLNEVDGLMRQENSDLSEFIYQAAKSYLQHKRDEHIQQFRESMRLGYLEMARINLTIASEAFQAEEEAENTSERAVIGV
- a CDS encoding type II toxin-antitoxin system PemK/MazF family toxin, yielding MIVQRGEVYFADLSPVVGSEQGGVRPVLILQNDIGNRFSPTVIVAAITAQIQKAKLPTHVEIDAKRYGFDRDSVILLEQIRTLDKQRLTDRITKLDGEMMKKIERALEISLGLKDMYDNH
- a CDS encoding STAS domain-containing protein produces the protein MNQRIRDVLIEHSDSIVETWLNVMGQNREDHYTAISEDLYELTNREFANVIFANINGDKTTRIFEEFSERVINLGWPLGYITDGLSAYRRVSIDYIISLETSQNAKVNSNIAAEIDEWVTPIIRHLVNSYTGNWENIVSLQRVALQELSAPLIPVIDQITVMPLIGTIDTERAKLIMENLLDGVIRHNAEVVLIDITGVPVVDTMVAHHIIQAAEAVRLIGSTCILVGIRPEIAQTIVNLGIDLGKFSTKSSLRKGFLAALELTDRKITDLKETEESIGKIIDSIGKE
- a CDS encoding STAS domain-containing protein; protein product: MRIPILKLHNYLLVSIQTEIDDNTAIQFQEDLLNKIHKSGSSGVVIDLTSVEIIDSYIAKVLGDVVTMSDLMGAKVVLTGIQPAVAMTLIDLGIHLRNVPTALDLEQGLIKLQQELGE
- a CDS encoding anti-sigma regulatory factor, translating into MSLQSCINIMKELDIVGARQLGRDMTKEIGFGIVDQARVTTAISELARNIYLYADQGRICCEAIENMGKCGIKLTAVDQGPGIEDIGKVMQDGYSTSGGLGAGLPGVKRLMDEFDLVSERGKGTSITAIKWLR
- a CDS encoding PP2C family protein-serine/threonine phosphatase — translated: MNESAIEAVEAYKNLLQNYIRTKDEKYLYRAEQVSKKFIKNQILPEEIVNFHNQALDEIFPEIPEEFKDSMSFLLETMIGYGLAHQEFQALRDEQLTLKSEISVAASMQETLLATVKPEAEGLDIGVISVPAHQMNGDYHHFIKGKDGSLGIAVADVVGKGVPAALSMSMIKYAVDSFPETMMKPKDILANLNRVVERNVDPSMFITMCYALYEPKRSSFCYSSAGHEPGLYYNAKTDSFRELETKGIVLGVAPEVSYEQYELQLDKGDMLILLTDGVTECRQGEHFLEIDEVLDVIRKYKHLPAQETVNQVFKHFERLQSFQLRDDFTLIILRKDV